A single Aspergillus puulaauensis MK2 DNA, chromosome 7, nearly complete sequence DNA region contains:
- a CDS encoding FG-nucleoporin nup42 (COG:S;~EggNog:ENOG410PM7N;~InterPro:IPR000571,IPR041367;~PFAM:PF18044,PF00642;~go_function: GO:0046872 - metal ion binding [Evidence IEA]), giving the protein MVVCRFFQQGRCRFGDQCKNEHPGAQQQTFTGGNRFGALSGGSSGFNSRASSGPDQQSKQSQEPANYGVTTDDIKADLAAGKGRPDWVFSCYGPGRNAPKQLFGGPQREQSFEELRLRHYEAAASGNPGPAIQEAENMYNEAVDQMEVILKNLGAAVKYVVDGGKEHPNRIDIIKGNTGPGASQPTAFGQQTPAFQAPGFSQPTSSTPAFGQSSFGQPSLGQPSGFGQPSSLGQPSGFGQPSLGQPSGFGQPSALGASSGFGKPAFGQPSQPSQPSQPSQPSFGQSSFGQPSSMGASPFGQATGTASPFSQVSGPTSGFGQASASPFSQAGSGFGQPSATPATSGFGTPSQLGNPFGQPSAPLGQPSQPASAPFGAAAPQPTPAPFGLPAGGAPQISQSTSVSSGQVGAGPPPLLKTDNTNDLIPIPPLNGATTRDPVSKKLQSWKGQPVQYIDDAPCYLHPQDRKTYVRIFFPDGPPDEASLRDAHGEPDKYTPEVTEQYEFFIKNGCFEDGLIPSVPPKTEWVSFDF; this is encoded by the exons ATGGTCGTTTGTCGGTTTTTCCAACAAGGCCGATGCCGATTTGGAG ACCAATGTAAAAATGAGCATCCTGGCGCCCAACAACAGACATTCACTGGCGGCAACCGATTTGGCGCACTCTCGGGAGGCAGCTCTGGTTTCAACA GTCGCGCCTCCTCTGGGCCGGATCAGCAATCGAAGCAATCACAGGAGCCGGCCAA CTATGGAGTAACTACGGACGATATCAAAGCTGACTTGGCTGCTGGCAAAGGAAGACCCGATTGGGTCTTCTCCTGCTATGGTCCTGGGCGAAATGCTCCCAAGCAACTGTTTGGAGGTCCACAGCGAGAGCAGAGCTTCGAAGAGCTCCGGCTACGGCATTATGAAGCCGCTGCCAGCGGAAATCCAGGCCCGGCAATTCAAGAAGCCGAGAACATGTATAATGAGGCCGTAGATCAGATGGAGGTTATATTGAAAAACCTCGGCGCGGCCGTCAAATacgttgttgatggagggaAAGAGCATCCGAACAGAATCGATATCATTAAAGGCAACACCGGACCTGGGGCTAGCCAACCCACGGCTTTTGGTCAACAGACACCAGCATTCCAAGCTCCAGGGTTTAGTCAACCAACGTCCAGTACACCGGCTTTTGGCCAATCTTCATTTGGCCAGCCGTCTCTGGGGCAGCCTTCTGGTTTCGGTCAACCATCATCCCTAGGACAACCCTCTGGCTTCGGTCAACCTTCTTTAGGACAGCCTTCTGGATTTGGTCAACCAAGTGCTCTGGGTGCTTCGTCTGGCTTTGGTAAGCCGGCGTTTGGACAACCcagccaacccagccaacccagccaaccAAGCCAACCCAGTTTCGGCCAATCCAGTTTCGGTCAGCCGTCGTCAATGGGAGCCTCACCATTTGGCCAAGCTACGGGTACTGCATCACCGTTCTCCCAAGTCTCAGGCCCTACCAGCGGATTTGGTCAGGCCTCGGCCTCTCCGTTTTCACAAGCGGGCTCTGGATTCGGGCAGCCGTCAGCTACCCCTGCGACAAGTGGCTTCGGCACGCCTTCACAACTGGGGAATCCTTTCGGCCAGCCCTCTGCTCCCCTAGGGCAACctagccagccagcttccgCTCCATTTGGGGCTGCGGCACCGCAGCCAACACCTGCACCCTTCGGGCTACCAGCTGGAGGTGCACCACAGATCTCTCAATCTACATCGGTATCATCCGGACAGGTAGGCGCTGGGCCGCCACCGTTACTAAAAACAGACAACACCAATGACCTAATTCCTATCCCGCCTCTAAATGGAGCAACAACACGCGATCCCGTGTCGAAGAAACTACAAAGTTGGAAGGGGCAACCAGTACAATACATCGATGACGCGCCCTGTTATTTACACCCTCAGGACCGAAAGACGTATGTTAGGATCTTTTTTCCTGACGGGCCCCCGGACGAAGCTAGCCTACGAGACGCACATGGGGAGCCAGACAAGTATACCCCAGAGGTTACGGAGCAGTATGAATTCTTCATTAAGAACGGATGTTTCGAAGACGGGCTCATCCCCAGTGTGCCGCCAAAGACGGAGTGGGTTAGCTTCGATTTTTAG